A window of the Cicer arietinum cultivar CDC Frontier isolate Library 1 chromosome 6, Cicar.CDCFrontier_v2.0, whole genome shotgun sequence genome harbors these coding sequences:
- the LOC101515259 gene encoding nodulin-26-like, with the protein MANNNSARIETLDVVLDVNKDSSRTCEGSDSYVSVPFLQKLIAEMVGTYFLIFAGCASVVVNNNKDNVVTLPGIAIVWGLTLMVLVYSLGHISGAHFNPAVTLAFASTRRFPLVQVPAYLSAQVLGATLGSGTLKLIFSGSHDQFTGTLPTGSNFQAFVLEFIITFFLMFVISGVATDNRAIGELAGIAIGSTLLLNAIIAAPITGASMNPARSLGPAFVHNKYRGIWIYLVSPILGAVAGAWVYNTVRYTNKPLREITKSASFLREAGRGGQQII; encoded by the exons ATGGCTAATAATAATTCAGCAAGAATTGAAACTCTTGATGTTGTTTTAGATGTAAACAAGGACTCCTCCAGAACATGTGAAGGCTCTGACTCCTATGTCTCTGTCCCTTTCTTGCAGAAG TTAATAGCAGAGATGGTGGGAACATATTTCTTGATATTTGCAGGATGTGCTTCTGTAGTGGTGAACAATAACAAAGACAACGTTGTAACACTTCCTGGGATTGCAATTGTTTGGGGACTCACTCTTATGGTACTTGTTTACTCTCTTGGTCATATCTCTGGTGCTCATTTCAATCCTGCTGTCACCCTTGCTTTCGCTTCAACAAGGAGATTTCCTTTAGTACAG GTACCAGCTTATTTATCAGCTCAGGTCTTGGGAGCTACACTTGGTAGTGGAACTTTGAAACTAATATTCAGTGGCAGCCATGATCAGTTTACAGGAACACTTCCAACTGGATCTAATTTTCAAGCTTTTGTACTTGAATTTATAATCACTTTTTTCCTTATGTTTGTCATTTCTGGTGTGGCCACCGATAACAGAGCG aTTGGTGAATTAGCTGGAATTGCAATTGGATCTACATTATTACTTAATGCGATAATTGCAGC ACCAATAACAGGAGCATCAATGAATCCAGCTAGAAGTTTAGGACCTGCATTTGTACACAATAAATACAGAGGAATATGGATATATTTGGTGTCACCGATTTTAGGAGCGGTGGCCGGAGCATGGGTGTACAACACTGTGAGGTACACTAACAAGCCATTGCGTGAGATCACGAAGAGTGCATCCTTCCTGAGAGAAGCAGGGCGTGGTGGACAACAAATAATCTAA